A single Pan troglodytes isolate AG18354 chromosome X, NHGRI_mPanTro3-v2.0_pri, whole genome shotgun sequence DNA region contains:
- the LOC737328 gene encoding putative uncharacterized protein CXorf42 isoform X3: MSRFRGCSSSSVRFCSAEREASGSGRGNVLQFVQEPQAQQSRPFPAGAQLSLELLFSDWGMEWAQPRLPKPALPLPLVVAFSRAADCAVDHHFRFCLLVRLLRQLLTLLRDEEREVNPWQRPNLQDHP; the protein is encoded by the coding sequence ATGTCCCGTTTTCGAGGCTGCAGTAGCTCCAGTGTCCGGTTCTGCAGTGCCGAGAGGGAGGCCTCGGGCTCCGGGCGGGGGAATGTGTTGCAGTTTGTCCAAGAGCCCCAAGCCCAGCAAAGCCGCCCGTTCCCCGCTGGGGCGCAACTCTCACTGGAACTCTTGTTCTCTGACTGGGGAATGGAATGGGCTCAGCCAAGGCTCCCGAAACCAGCCCTGCCGCTCCCACTTGTGGTCGCATTCTCAAGAGCGGCTGACTGCGCCGTGGACCATCACTTTCGCTTCTGCCTGCTCGTGCGCCTATTGCGGCAACTACTCACGCTCCTACGGGACGAGGAGAGGGAGGTGAATCCGTGGCAGAG
- the ZBTB33 gene encoding transcriptional regulator Kaiso, with amino-acid sequence MESRKLISATDIQYSGSLLNSLNEQRGHGLFCDVTVIVEDRKFRAHKNILSASSTYFHQLFSVAGQVVELSFIRAEIFAEILNYIYSSKIVRVRSDLLDELIKSGQLLGVKFIAELGVPLSQVKSISGTAQDGNTEPLPPDSGDKNLVIQKSKDEAQDNGATIMPIITESFSLSAEDYEMKKIIVTDSDDDDDDVIFCSEILPTKETLPSNNTVTQVQSNPGPVAISDVAPSASNNSPPLTNITPTQKLPTPVNQATLSQTQGSEKLLVSSAPTHLTPNIILLNQTPLSTPPNVSSSLPNHMPSSINLLVQNQQTPNSAILTGNKANEEEEEEIIDDDDDTISSSPDSAVSNTSLVPQADTSQNTSFDGSLIQKMQIPTLLQEPLSNSLKISDIITRNTNDPGVGSKHLMEGQKIITLDTATEIEGLSTGCKVYANIGEDTYDIVIPVKDDPDEGEARLENEIPKTSGSEMANKRMKVKHDDHYELIVDGRVYYICIVCKRSYVCLTSLRRHFNIHSWEKKYPCRYCEKVFPLAEYRTKHEIHHTGERRYQCLACGKSFINYQFMSSHIKSVHSQDPSGDSKLYRLHPCRSLQIRQYAYLSDRSSTIPAMKDDGIGYKVDTGKEPPVGTTTSTQNKPMTWEDIFIQQENDSIFKQNVTDGSTEFEFIIPESY; translated from the coding sequence ATGGAGAGTAGAAAACTGATTTCTGCTACAGACATTCAGTACTCTGGCAGTCTGCTGAACTCCTTGAATGAGCAACGTGGCCATGGACTCTTCTGTGATGTTACCGTTATTGTGGAAGACCGAAAATTCCGGGCTCACAAGAATATTCTTTCAGCTTCTAGTACCTACTTCCATCAGCTCTTCTCTGTTGCTGGGCAAGTTGTTGAACTGAGCTTTATAAGAGCAGAGATCTTTGCAGAAATTCTCAATTATATCTATAGTTCTAAAATTGTTCGTGTTAGATCAGATTTGCTTGATGAGTTAATTAAATCAGGGCAGTTATTAGGAGTGAAATTTATAGCAGAGCTTGGTGTCCCATTGTCACAGGTTAAAAGCATCTCAGGTACAGCGCAGGATGGTAATACTGAGCCTTTACCTCCTGATTCTGGTGACAAGAACCTTGTAATACAGAAATCAAAAGATGAAGCCCAAGATAATGGGGCTACTATAATGCCTATTATAACAGAGTCTTTTTCATTATCTGCCGAAGATTATGAAATGAAAAAGATCATTGTTACCGattctgatgatgatgatgatgatgtcatTTTTTGCTCCGAGATTCTGCCCACAAAGGAGACTTTGCCGAGTAATAACACAGTGACACAGGTCCAATCTAACCCAGGCCCTGTTGCTATTTCAGATGTTGCACCTAGTGCTAGCAATAACTCGCCCCCTTTAACAAATATCACACCTACTCAGAAACTTCCTACTCCTGTGAATCAGGCAACTTTGAGCCAAACACAAGGAAGTGAAAAATTGTTGGTATCTTCAGCTCCAACACATCTGACTCccaatattattttgttaaatcagACACCACTTTCTACACCACCAAATGTCAGTTCTTCACTTCCAAATCATATGCCCTCTTCAATCAATTTACTTGTGCAGAATCAGCAGACACCAAACAGTGCTATTTTAACAGGAAACAAGGCcaatgaagaggaggaggaggaaataatagatgatgatgatgacactaTTAGCTCCAGCCCTGACTCGGCCGTCAGTAATACATCTTTGGTCCCACAGGCTGATACCTCCCAAAATACCAGTTTTGATGGATCATTAATACAGAAGATGCAGATTCCTACACTTCTTCAAGAACCACTTTCCAATTCCTTAAAAATTTCAGATATAATTACTAGAAATACTAATGATCCAGGCGTAGGATCAAAACATCTAATGGAGGGTCAGAAGATCATTACTTTAGATACAGCTACTGAAATTGAAGGCTTATCGACTGGTTGCAAGGTTTATGCAAATATCGGTGAAGATACTTATGATATAGTGATCCCTGTCAAAGATGACCCTGATGAAGGGGAGGCCAGACTTGAGAATGAAATACCAAAAACGTCTGGCAGCGAGATGGCAAACAAACGTATGAAAGTAAAACATGATGATCACTATGAGTTAATAGTAGATGGAAGGGTCTATTATATCTGTATTGTATGCAAAAGGTCATATGTCTGTCTGACAAGCTTGCGGAGACATTTTAACATTCATTCTTGGGAGAAGAAGTATCCGTGCCGTTACTGTGAGAAGGTATTTCCTCTTGCAGAATATCGCACAAAGCATGAAATTCATCACACAGGGGAGCGAAGGTATCAGTGTTTGGCCTGTGGCAAATCTTTCATCAACTATCAGTTTATGTCTTCACATATAAAGTCAGTTCATAGTCAAGATCCTTCTGGGGACTCAAAGCTTTATCGTTTACATCCATGCAGGTCTTTACAAATCAGACAATATGCATATCTTTCCGATAGATCAAGCACCATTCCTGCAATGAAGGATGATGGTATTGGGTATAAGGTTGACACTGGAAAAGAACCTCCAGTAGGGACCACTACATCTACTCAGAACAAGCCAATGACCTGGGAAGATATTTTTATTCAGCAGGAAAATGattcaatttttaaacaaaatgtaacAGATGGCAGTACTGAGTTTGAATTTATAATACCAGAGTCTTACTAA
- the LOC737328 gene encoding putative uncharacterized protein CXorf42 isoform X4, which produces MSRFRGCSSSSVRFCSAEREASGSGRGNVLQFVQEPQAQQSRPFPAGAQLSLELLFSDWGMEWAQPRLPKPALPLPLVVAFSRAADCAVDHHFRFCLLVRLLRQLLTLLRDEEREVNPWQSSA; this is translated from the exons ATGTCCCGTTTTCGAGGCTGCAGTAGCTCCAGTGTCCGGTTCTGCAGTGCCGAGAGGGAGGCCTCGGGCTCCGGGCGGGGGAATGTGTTGCAGTTTGTCCAAGAGCCCCAAGCCCAGCAAAGCCGCCCGTTCCCCGCTGGGGCGCAACTCTCACTGGAACTCTTGTTCTCTGACTGGGGAATGGAATGGGCTCAGCCAAGGCTCCCGAAACCAGCCCTGCCGCTCCCACTTGTGGTCGCATTCTCAAGAGCGGCTGACTGCGCCGTGGACCATCACTTTCGCTTCTGCCTGCTCGTGCGCCTATTGCGGCAACTACTCACGCTCCTACGGGACGAGGAGAGGGAGGTGAATCCGTGGCAGAG cTCTGCTTAA